The Alkalihalophilus pseudofirmus nucleotide sequence ATCCAAAAGGGATTATTTTCTCTGGCGGACCTAACAGTGCGTATGTAGAAGGTGCTCCGCAAGTGGACCCTGCTATTTTTGATTTAGGCATTCCGATCTTCGGGATTTGCTACGGTATGCAATTAATGACTCATCACTTTGGCGGTAAAGTAGAGGCTGCTAACCACCGTGAGTATGGTAAAGCATTAATTAACATTGAGAACCAATCGGATATTTTTAAAGGTCTTCCTATTGAGCAATCTGTATGGATGAGTCATGGTGATCTAATTGTAGCACCTCCAGAAGGCTTCGTAGTCGATGCATTTAATCCTTCGTGTCCGGTAGCTGCAATGAGTAATGCTGAGCGTGGTTTCTATGGCGTGCAATTCCACCCTGAAGTTCGTCATTCGCAATTCGGTAATGAAATGCTTAAAAACTTTGTATTTGAAGTGTGTAAATGCCACGGCGAATGGTCAATGGAGAATTTCATTGAAATTGAAATGGAGAAAATTAGAGCGCAAGTCGGAAATAAAAAAGTATTATGTGCATTAAGCGGCGGGGTTGATTCTTCAGTTGTTGCGGTACTAATCCACAAAGCAATTGGCGATCAACTAACGTGTATGTTTATTGACCACGGTCTTCTTCGTAAAGATGAAGCGGAAGGTGTTATGAAAACCTTCAGTGAAGGCTTCAATATGAATGTGATTAAAGTTGATGCGCAAGAGCGTTTCCTATCTAAGCTTAAAGGTGTATCTGACCCTGAACAAAAGCGCAAAATTATTGGAAATGAATTTATTTATGTATTTGAAGAAGAAACAAGCCAATTAACGGACATGGACTTCTTAGCGCAAGGGACACTTTACACTGATATTATTGAAAGTGGGACAGATACAGCACAAACGATTAAGTCTCACCATAATGTAGGCGGACTTCCTGAAGATATGAAGTTCACATTAATTGAGCCATTAAATACGTTATTTAAAGATGAAGTACGTGAGCTTGGTTCTGAGCTTGGTATTCCAGATGAGATTGTTTGGCGTCAGCCGTTCCCAGGTCCGGGTCTTGGAATCCGTGTTCTAGGAGAAATCACAGAAGAGAAGCTTGAAATCGTTCGTGAATCAGATGCGATTTTACGTGAAGAAATTAAAAAAGCTGGGCTTGATCGTGAGATTTGGCAGTACTTCACGGCGCTTCCTGATATGAGAAGTGTTGGTGTTATGGGTGATGCTCGTACGTACGATTACACAGTAGGCATCCGTGCCGTTACTTCCATTGATGGGATGACTTCTGATTGGGCTCGTATCCCGTGGGATGTACTAGAACTTATTTCAACTCGTATTGTAAATGAAGTAAAGAATGTTAACCGTGTAGTGTATGACGTTACTTCTAAGCCGCCGGCAACGATCGAGTGGGAATAAACGAACGATATTAACTGGAAATAAATTAACGTTCGGAAATAGCATTGACAAAATTCGACCTGATTGATAGACTTCTTTATAGAAATAAAAGATGTCATTTCGTATAACTGCAGGAATAGGGCCTGCGAGTCTCTACCAAGCTACCGTAAA carries:
- the guaA gene encoding glutamine-hydrolyzing GMP synthase, yielding MNELNQEMVVVLDFGGQYNQLITRRIRDLGVYSELHSNKLTAEEIKEMNPKGIIFSGGPNSAYVEGAPQVDPAIFDLGIPIFGICYGMQLMTHHFGGKVEAANHREYGKALINIENQSDIFKGLPIEQSVWMSHGDLIVAPPEGFVVDAFNPSCPVAAMSNAERGFYGVQFHPEVRHSQFGNEMLKNFVFEVCKCHGEWSMENFIEIEMEKIRAQVGNKKVLCALSGGVDSSVVAVLIHKAIGDQLTCMFIDHGLLRKDEAEGVMKTFSEGFNMNVIKVDAQERFLSKLKGVSDPEQKRKIIGNEFIYVFEEETSQLTDMDFLAQGTLYTDIIESGTDTAQTIKSHHNVGGLPEDMKFTLIEPLNTLFKDEVRELGSELGIPDEIVWRQPFPGPGLGIRVLGEITEEKLEIVRESDAILREEIKKAGLDREIWQYFTALPDMRSVGVMGDARTYDYTVGIRAVTSIDGMTSDWARIPWDVLELISTRIVNEVKNVNRVVYDVTSKPPATIEWE